In Gracilibacillus salitolerans, the sequence GAAGGATATTTAGCATTCTTTGAAAGACAAGAGATAGACGGTGAATGGAAGTTATTACCTGGAGAGCGAATTTTTATTGGAGAAGAAGGGTCATCAAAATTTGATCGACATGGTAATCCTACTATGGCAGCAAAGGGTCCTATGCAAATGAACTATGAAGAATTTGGGCCAAGTGGACGAAGAAAGTTTACATTTGTGGACTGGAATGATGACGGTAAGTTGGACTTAATTGTTAATGGACGTCCAAATGTCAGACTGCTACTTAATGTAGGAACAGAAAAGGAACCATTCCTTTATAGAGATATGGGAAATATTACGGAAGGTGTTTTAGCAGGCCACACAACTTCTCCGACAATTGTGGATTGGAATGATAATGGTTTACCAGATCTTTTAATTGGTGCAGAAGATGGTCATATGTATTACCTCGAGAATAACTATACAGAGGAATTAACAGAGCCAAGAGAGCCTACTCCAGAAGGTGAAATTAATGATTTAATTGGGCATTGGTCTTTTAATGAAGGCACTGATGATATTGCAAATGATAATTCGGGATATGACAACTATGGTGTTATTAAAGGCGCATCGTGGATAGAAGATGGCTATGAAGGAAGTGCTCTTCAATTTAATGGATTTAACAATTATGTTGATCTCGAACATACCGTTGGTCCATATCTGGATGGGGCATCTAGTATTACTGTTGAAGGATGGGTAAAACTAAATTCTCTTGAATCGTCGGGAATGAAAATATTTGGTACTAGGATTGATGGTGGTAGAGCAGGTATGGAGATCACAGTCCGAGGCAATCTAAATACGATTCAAGTTGCTGGAAGAAGTCAATCCGCTGATGCCTTCAATAAACATCAATACTCACTAGACCAGTTCAATTTTGGTGAATGGAATCATATTGAAGCAACATTAGACTTTAAAAATGATGAGATAAGAATGTTAATTAATGACGAGGAACAGACGCCTATTCCGGGTACAACAATCAACTTTGGAAGTGATACGTATGTTCGCGGAACCACTTCTGAGCCTGACTCCATTGGTAGAAGTCCTAATGAGACAGAATATTTTAATGGAATGCTTGATGATATTAAAATCTACCGAACTACTTCTGAAGAAGACGATGATGATTCCCAACCACCAAGAGAGTCACAACCTGAAGGAGAATTGCATGATTTAGTCGGACATTGGTTATTTAATGAGGGAAGTGGCAATAATGCCAGTGATCAATCTGGTTATGAAAATTATGGAGTAATCCATGGTACTACTTGGGTGCCAGGCATTGAAGAAAATGCATTGCTATTTGATGGAGTTAATGATTATGTAGATTTGGAACATACCGTTAGTCCATATTTAGACGGCGCAAGTGGTGTTACGTTTGCTAGTTGGGTGAAAATGGATTCTATTAGATCTACTGGCATGCGGATTTTTGGAACAAGAATTGATGGTGGCCGTGCTGGAGTGGAGTTAACTGTAAGAGGAAATCGAAATTCAATTCAAATGTCCGGTAGAAGTCAATCCACTGATGCCTACAACAAGTATGAATATTCTCTTGACCCGTTTATGGTTGGAGAGTGGAATCATGTTGTAGGTGTAATGGATTATGAAAATAATGATATCAGGCTATATATTAATGGCCAAGAACAAACACCACGTGAAGGTTCTGTTGATTTTGGCAGTGACACTTATAAAAGAAAAACAACGAATGAACGAGATTCAATCGGAAGAAGTCCGAATGGAACGGAATACTTTAAAGGTACCTTAGATGATATCAGGGTGTATAGAACATCCCTTTCATCTGAGGAAGTGTTAGATCTTTATCAAGAGCATGCAGTAGATGTTGATCAAGTTATACTAACTTCTGAACATACTAATATAAACCCTGGGGAAACCGTGCCTATTAGTTTAACTGGGAAAATGACCGATGGAACAGACGCGACATTTGATGATATGGAGATAGAGTATGTAACAACGAATCCTTCCTTTATTTCTATCAGTGATAACGGAGAACTCACCTTGTCGGAAAATTTAAATGATGTCCGATCTTTTGAAGTATGGGCTAATGTTACGTTTAATGAAAAGACTGTTACTTCAAATTCATTAGAAATAGCTGTCAATCCTACAATTCCGGTAATCATACAAACACTAGAATTTTATTATAAAGATACAGAAGTACTTAGTCATCCACTATATAAGCAAATGGTTGAGCAATTGAAACAGGCGAAACATCATTATGATACAGATCGTAATACACAAGGTATTAAACATATGGAGGATTTTGTGAAGCATCTCAACAATGAGGCAATGGATCAATTTATAACAGAGGAAGCAAGGGTCATTCTCAATAATGACGCCCAATCCATTATAGAAAATTGGTCGGACTAAAGATCAGTTATTAATAGAACTCCTGCATTAAGGTCATGAATGAAGAACAGATTCATCACCATAGACCAAATTGGATGGATACAGAATCCGTCACATTTGTTTGAACTTCTAAATATAAGACTTTTCACAGAGCATTCTCGTTTGGGAGTGCTTCTTTTTTTATATATCTACTTGTCCGATAAGCTTAAAAAATCGTTAAAATACTTCTGCTATCTCTGTATATTATTAAAAAAGGTTTTGTAAGTATATTTTGGAATTTAATTAATATCTCCAGACATATTAAATATAGCTCAAAATACCGACGCAATTTTATCATACAGGGAAAGTTGAATTTGAGGATCTTTTATTTGATTCGCAATCGTGTACGCAAGAGGTGATTTGGTAATTAAGAAAAAAACATGTAGTTTGCCTTTAGCAGAATTAAGTTTTGAGGAAAGTAACGATATGATATAATAATGTGGTTTTAGCCCGGAGGGACGGTACACCCGTCCCTCCAAACCTACAATTATTTGTTTTTAAAAAAGTACATCGTTAAAGGACCAAATATCACAATTAACGCAATCGATATATAGATGACGATCATGATATCACCATTCGCCCCGGTACCATGGATAAGAGTACGGACGGCATCGACTACAAACGTTATCGGATTAATATCAACAAACTTTTGTAACCAATTAGGCATTGTTGAAGGATCAACAAATACACTACTTAAAAAAGTTAGCGGAAATAAAAACATCATACTAATTCCCATTAATGCTTTTTCAGAACGTACGATAATCCCAAGCATTGTCCAGATCCATGATAAACTAAATGAGAACAAGAGAAGAATGGCAACTCCCATGATGACGCCGCTAAAACCAGCTTCTGGCCTAAATCCTAATATATATCCGAGTGTCACCATGATAGTCGAGGCAATTAAGTATCTTAATGTGTCTACAAGTAAGGCGCCAACCAATACAGCAGGTTGCCATATCGGTAGAGAGCGGAAACGATCAAATACACCTTTTTCGATATCTTTATTCAAATCAAGTCCTGTATACATTGTGATCATGGAAACGGTCATTACTAAAATACCTGGCAGCACGAAATTCAAATATTCTCCTGTAGAACCAGAAATCGCTCCACCAAACAAATAAGTAAACATTAATAAAAAGATAATCGGAAAGACCGTCACGTCAAAAAGCTGTTCTGGAACATAACGAATCCGTAATAAGGCCCGCCATGCGAAAGTAGCAGACGCTTGGATTGCTGTTGGACTTTTTGGCCGGGTTCGGTTTGTTAATACTTCTTCAATGGTGGACGGTTTATTCATTTTTAGAGTCCCCTCCTTCCTGATCTAGTACATTACCTGTTAAGGTTAAGAACACTTCATCAAGACTTGGCTGGCTCATGGAAAAATCTTTGATTTGTACATTAGTATTCGCTAATTCACCAATTGCTTTTGCTGCTTTTGCATGTTCCTTGATCATAACGGTCAACGAAATATCTTGTTCATTTATGTCAGGTTTCTGTTCGAACTGTGAAATAAAGATATTCTGTGCTTTTTCCAATTCATTGATATCATCGAAGTGAACGGTTAGGCTACCTGCACCGATGGAGGATTTTAATTCTTTACTGGTACCTTCTGCAATCAACCTTCCTTGGTCGATTACCCCTATTAAATCGGCTAATTGATCTGCTTCTTCTAAATATTGTGTGGTTAAGAAAACGGTAGTTCCATTTTTGACGAGTGCTCTAACGATGTCCCATACTTGGTTTCTGCTTCTTGGGTCTAGTCCTGTGGTCGGTTCATCAAGGAAAAGTAATTCTGGGGAGGTAACGATACTAGCTGCAATGTCGATACGTCTGCGCATGCCGCCTGAGTATTTTTTCACTTGGCGTTTGGCAGCATCTTTTAATTGGAAGGCTTCTAATAATTCGTCTGCTCTTTGTTTCGCTTGTTTTCTGCTATAACCTACTAATCTACCGATAAAAATAAGATTTTCTCTGCCGGAAAGTTCCTCATCGACCGAAGCAAATTGTCCGGTTAAACTGATGGAATGTCTCACTTTATCAGCTTCTTGCGTGAGATCATATCCCATCACTTTAGCATGACCTTCATTTGGTTTTAACAAGGTTGCCAGCATGCGAATCGTTGTGGTCTTTCCTGCGCCATTCGGACCAAGAAACCCATAGACGATACCCTTTGGCACTCTAAGACTAATGCCATCCACAGCACGTTCCTTACCGAAAATTTTCACTAAATCGGTTGCTTCTACCGCATATGTACTCATTCGGCACATCACACCTTTCTTCCATTATTTCATCTCATCTATCAAAGTATAGCATATTGGTGTTTGTTTATAGTAAAGAAATCAAGGGGTGTTACACTATTTGCATATTGTATAAAATTATTCTATAAAATTATTGAAAACGAATACATTTTATATTATAATCGATTCATCGAAACGTTTCACTACAAATAAAATCTATTAAATAGAAGATTATTAATTATTTCTTCTTTTTTTAATCGCTTTCATCGAAACGTTTCACCAATTAATTGCAGGAGTGAGTATTATGGTAACCATTAAAGAAGTGGCAAAAAAGGCAAATGTAGCGGTATCAACAGCTTCTTATGCCTTAAACGGAATAAAAAAAGTTAGTCCAGAAACAAAAGAAAAAGTTGTACAAGCAGCTAGAGAGCTTAATTATAGAAAAAATGGATTTGCCAGCGATCTTAAAAGAAATTCGACTAAAACATTGGCCTTAATATTAAGTGACTTGTCAGGTCCTTTCTATTCAGAGTTGATTAGAGGGGTGCAAGATGTAGCAACAGATCATGGGTATGATTTAATCGCATGCAGTGCTATCGGTGGTGAAAATTCAACAGCTGCAAAGTTTTTGACAGAACATCGTGTCGATGGCTGTATCGTCCTGGCACATAATATCACAGATGAGATGTTAAAAAATGTGGCACATCATAATTTTCCAATTATATTGTTGGATAGGGAAATAGAAGTAGATTCGACAGTACATGTAAGAGTGAATAATAAAAAAGGTGGATTCAAAGCAACAGAATACTTAATCCAAAATGGTCATACTGACATTGCTTTTGTTAGTGGTCCATCCAATTCATATGATAACAAAATGCGCTTTGCGGGATACCAAGAAGCATTACAAGCTTACAACATAGAACTTCAAAATAAGTGGATTGTGTCTGGTAATTTCACTAGAGAAGGTGGAGAAAGCGCCGCAAATATATTAGCTGCACAAGATCAAGTTCCTACAGCTATTTTCTTTGCAAATGATGAGATGGCTGTAGGGGGAATGGAAGCTTTTCAAAAACGAGGAATTAGTATCCCTAATGATATTTCCATTATCGGCTTTGATGATATTTTAGAAGCAAAATATGTATATCCGAAATTAACAACAATCCGGCAACCCAAGTATGAAATGGGAGCATCAGCGACACACATAATTTTTCAAATGCTTAAAAATGAGGAAGTGAATCCAACTTTTGAGTTGCATACTGATTTAATCATTAGAGAATCTGTTAAAAAACTTTAATCCTTTACTTCATTAAAGGAGGTGAGGACATCAATAAGCTCGGATTCTTTGACAAGATCTAAATCCTAAAAGAGGAGTGTAAAGAATGAAAAATAAAGTAGCTTTATTTATAGGTTTGATTGCTGTAGTTCTGTTATTAATGGCTGGTTGTTCAAGTGGAGATGATGAAAACACTATTAAAGTTTGGACGATGAACAATTCAATGGAAGATTTTGTGACAAAGTATGAGGAAGAAAATGATGTATCTGTGGAAGTACAAGTTATTCCTTGGGGAGAAGTAAAAGATAAGTTTTTAACGGCAATTGCATCAGGTGAAGGTCCAGATGTGGTTCAAGTAGGTACTACAGGGGTGCCGGAATACGCCGATGCGGGGATGTTTATGGATTTATCAGACTATATAAGTGAATATGAAAATTTCAATCCTGACAACTTCTATGAAGGTGCAATTGGTACAACCGAATATGAAGGAGAAACGATAGGGGTTCCATTTCACGTAGATACTAGAGTCTTGTTTTATAGAACAGACATATTAGCAGATGTTGGTTATCCAGAAGGACCTAAAAACTGGGATGAGATGGTAGATGCTTCTAGACAGTTAGCTGAACGTGGCGATGATCAGTACGCGATTGATCTTCCTAGAGATGATCCTCAATATCCATTTATGCTCGCTTGGCAACATGGTTGGAACTATAACGAGGATGAAGGTGCTAGTAATTTTGAAGATCCTAAATTTTTGGAAGCGATGTCAAAGTATGAAACGTTTTATCAAGAAGGATTGTCGCAGTTAGAAGAAGGTAAAGAGTTAGTTCAGGCCTTTAGTGACGGGTCTAAGCCAATGTTTTTCAGTGGTCCATGGGATATTAAAACAATCATTGATGGCGCGCCTGAAATTGAAGATCAATGGGATGTTCGTGTTATGCCAGAGCAGGACACAAACCGCTCTATGATTGGTGGCTCTCACTTTGGAGTGTTCCATAACTCAGAAAAGGTCGAGCAATCCTTAGATTTTATTAACTGGTTAGCTGATGCAGATACACAGTTAGAGTGGTACAAAGATGTAAATGAGTTACCAGCTAATTTAGAAGCTTGGGAGGATCCAATTCTAGCAGATGACCCTAAGTTTAGTGTGTTTGGCGAACAACTCGAGTCAACAGAAGTATTACCGATGATAACGGAATATACAGAAATGAGTGAAGAATTACTAAACTATATGGAAGAAGTATATAGAGGTGGCGCAGATTTAGAGTCTACTTTAGAAGATTACCGAACAAAAGTAACTGATATTCTGTCTGAATAAAAAACATATAAATAGGGTGCATCTGACTAGGTTTGCACCCTACATTGCTTGAAGGCAGGTGGAAAAAAGATGACTAGATGGAAATATAAATTGATGCCACTATTTTTTATTGGCCCAGCAGTTTTGTTACTAATGGTATTTTCTTTTGCGCCTATATTTCTCTCGTTAGGAATTAGTTTTACCGATCTAACCTTAATTGGTTTAGCAGATTGGTCTAAAATCAACTTCATTGGAATTGAAAATTTCGTTAAATTGTTTAAAGATAAAGTATTTCTTGAATCCATATTTAATACTTTTTTCTATGTCCTCATAGGTGTTCCATTGGCAGTTTCTAGTTCATTAGTTATTGCTTTATTATTATCAATGGTAGGAAAGTGGTTATCTTCCACTTTTAGATTGATTTTCTATATGCCTTCCGTAACGAATATAGTAGCAATTGCAGTAGTTTGGGGCTTTTTATATAACCAGCAATATGGCTTGTTTAATTATTTGCTATC encodes:
- a CDS encoding LamG-like jellyroll fold domain-containing protein, producing MKRVTIRCAMTILLSSLFLIGQGTDIINAEEMDVASTPMLERIQYNNSDLVVDLGIGAWSHPLPMDYDDDGDLDLLVSGIDKPYHGLYFFENVSGDVKHPIFKEAVRVSHGLDNVTISYNGNEPIVTTPGRIYPNVKETGLYPSEPIPFEGEVHPTDTFLRGEQWSFVDYNGNGVLDLIVGVGDWDDYGWDNAFNENGEWTNGPLHGYVYYIENLGTNETPNYSEPVKIEAGSNPIDVYGKPSPVVTDFNGNGKLDIITGEHLDKLTFFENIGTRTEPVYAEGKYLENNNGTITMDLQMLVVSAIDWTKNGHMDLIVGQEDGRVALIENTGEVVNGMPVFEEPYFFQQHANNLKIGILATPDSFDWDGDGIEDLIVGDSAGRISFVKNLDGGLNPTWAAPQYLEADGEEIRRQAGESGSIQGPAEAKWGYTVVKVVDWNHDSLPDIIANDIWGKVHWYENVGTLTDPVLTAAQPIEVEWEGSPPKPEWNWWDPEGDSLVTQWRTTPYVIDLNEDGLNDLVMLDHEGYLAFFERQEIDGEWKLLPGERIFIGEEGSSKFDRHGNPTMAAKGPMQMNYEEFGPSGRRKFTFVDWNDDGKLDLIVNGRPNVRLLLNVGTEKEPFLYRDMGNITEGVLAGHTTSPTIVDWNDNGLPDLLIGAEDGHMYYLENNYTEELTEPREPTPEGEINDLIGHWSFNEGTDDIANDNSGYDNYGVIKGASWIEDGYEGSALQFNGFNNYVDLEHTVGPYLDGASSITVEGWVKLNSLESSGMKIFGTRIDGGRAGMEITVRGNLNTIQVAGRSQSADAFNKHQYSLDQFNFGEWNHIEATLDFKNDEIRMLINDEEQTPIPGTTINFGSDTYVRGTTSEPDSIGRSPNETEYFNGMLDDIKIYRTTSEEDDDDSQPPRESQPEGELHDLVGHWLFNEGSGNNASDQSGYENYGVIHGTTWVPGIEENALLFDGVNDYVDLEHTVSPYLDGASGVTFASWVKMDSIRSTGMRIFGTRIDGGRAGVELTVRGNRNSIQMSGRSQSTDAYNKYEYSLDPFMVGEWNHVVGVMDYENNDIRLYINGQEQTPREGSVDFGSDTYKRKTTNERDSIGRSPNGTEYFKGTLDDIRVYRTSLSSEEVLDLYQEHAVDVDQVILTSEHTNINPGETVPISLTGKMTDGTDATFDDMEIEYVTTNPSFISISDNGELTLSENLNDVRSFEVWANVTFNEKTVTSNSLEIAVNPTIPVIIQTLEFYYKDTEVLSHPLYKQMVEQLKQAKHHYDTDRNTQGIKHMEDFVKHLNNEAMDQFITEEARVILNNDAQSIIENWSD
- a CDS encoding ABC transporter permease is translated as MNKPSTIEEVLTNRTRPKSPTAIQASATFAWRALLRIRYVPEQLFDVTVFPIIFLLMFTYLFGGAISGSTGEYLNFVLPGILVMTVSMITMYTGLDLNKDIEKGVFDRFRSLPIWQPAVLVGALLVDTLRYLIASTIMVTLGYILGFRPEAGFSGVIMGVAILLLFSFSLSWIWTMLGIIVRSEKALMGISMMFLFPLTFLSSVFVDPSTMPNWLQKFVDINPITFVVDAVRTLIHGTGANGDIMIVIYISIALIVIFGPLTMYFFKNK
- a CDS encoding ATP-binding cassette domain-containing protein, yielding MSTYAVEATDLVKIFGKERAVDGISLRVPKGIVYGFLGPNGAGKTTTIRMLATLLKPNEGHAKVMGYDLTQEADKVRHSISLTGQFASVDEELSGRENLIFIGRLVGYSRKQAKQRADELLEAFQLKDAAKRQVKKYSGGMRRRIDIAASIVTSPELLFLDEPTTGLDPRSRNQVWDIVRALVKNGTTVFLTTQYLEEADQLADLIGVIDQGRLIAEGTSKELKSSIGAGSLTVHFDDINELEKAQNIFISQFEQKPDINEQDISLTVMIKEHAKAAKAIGELANTNVQIKDFSMSQPSLDEVFLTLTGNVLDQEGGDSKNE
- a CDS encoding LacI family DNA-binding transcriptional regulator — encoded protein: MVTIKEVAKKANVAVSTASYALNGIKKVSPETKEKVVQAARELNYRKNGFASDLKRNSTKTLALILSDLSGPFYSELIRGVQDVATDHGYDLIACSAIGGENSTAAKFLTEHRVDGCIVLAHNITDEMLKNVAHHNFPIILLDREIEVDSTVHVRVNNKKGGFKATEYLIQNGHTDIAFVSGPSNSYDNKMRFAGYQEALQAYNIELQNKWIVSGNFTREGGESAANILAAQDQVPTAIFFANDEMAVGGMEAFQKRGISIPNDISIIGFDDILEAKYVYPKLTTIRQPKYEMGASATHIIFQMLKNEEVNPTFELHTDLIIRESVKKL
- a CDS encoding sugar ABC transporter substrate-binding protein translates to MKNKVALFIGLIAVVLLLMAGCSSGDDENTIKVWTMNNSMEDFVTKYEEENDVSVEVQVIPWGEVKDKFLTAIASGEGPDVVQVGTTGVPEYADAGMFMDLSDYISEYENFNPDNFYEGAIGTTEYEGETIGVPFHVDTRVLFYRTDILADVGYPEGPKNWDEMVDASRQLAERGDDQYAIDLPRDDPQYPFMLAWQHGWNYNEDEGASNFEDPKFLEAMSKYETFYQEGLSQLEEGKELVQAFSDGSKPMFFSGPWDIKTIIDGAPEIEDQWDVRVMPEQDTNRSMIGGSHFGVFHNSEKVEQSLDFINWLADADTQLEWYKDVNELPANLEAWEDPILADDPKFSVFGEQLESTEVLPMITEYTEMSEELLNYMEEVYRGGADLESTLEDYRTKVTDILSE